In [Phormidium] sp. ETS-05, the genomic window TGGTTCCTTGGGGGGCAAGTTCTTGGGCCAAAGTCACGGCTAAATTAGCCGCCACGGTGGTTTTACCCGTTCCTCCTTTGCCCCCGGCAATGCAAATTGTCGAGAGTTCTGATTTCATCATTTCCTCCTGAGAATCAGATTGGCGATAGATTTTAACGACTAGCAGACGACTGCTGCCACTCTTCTAGGGCGAAACGGACTGTTGCGGCTTTAGTCTCGTACATTTGGACGCCACCTGCAACCAGGGCGCGATCGGCTTTTGGCCCAAAACTCCCGGAAATCGCCACTTTAGCACCTCTTTCTATTACCGTCGTGGCGGCTTGGATCCCCGCACCGCCGGACTGACTGGCAGCGGTGTTGGCGATCGCCTCAAATGCTCCGGTTTCCGAGTCCACGAGGATAAAATAGGCGCAACGGCCAAACCGGGGGTCTAGGGGGGCCTCTAAGTTATTGCCCGTAGAACTGATGGCAACTTTCATTAAGAGCCTCTGCCTCTTTCAAAACTGTATAACTTTATAGTAAAGTATTTTCGCCAAAAAGTCCTCCTCTGATTCCAGTTGTGTCAGGTTTCTCGGACAAGGGAGAGCCAGAGCAGAAATGCCAACATCCAATTGTCAATTGTCAATTGTCAATTATCAATTATCGATGAGCAAAAAATTGCGATTAGGGGCAGAGTAGCAGTTGCAGCCCATCACAAACCCAAGGTGGTTTTCGAGCGTTATAGGGGGCAAATTTTCCGAGTAATTTTTCCAGCTAGCTGGAAAAGACCGGGATTTTGCCCCAGACGCCGTGGGTTGGTCCCTATCGCCGAGTCAGGGAACCATGAGAATTGGGCAATTTACTGGCTCAAAAGGCCCGATCGCTATTGATTTAGTCAGGTGTGATTATGATTAAAGATGAAAAGCAGTATAAATTGACTCAGCAGCTTGCCAGGGATTTTGAAAAATCTCTGGCGGCAATAGACAAAGATGAAAATAGAATCAAGACTGACCCAGATGGCTGGAGAACTATCAGAGGTGCTTTAAATGTTAGTGGCTGGGCGAGGCTAACACTGTATTGAAGCGGACATAACACAGATTTCAGGTGGGAATCAAAAGCTGGTTGTGGCTGCTTCATCTACGCCAAATTTATCACCACCCAAAAATTTTGGCAACACTCCAAAGCCTTCCTGACCCAGCTTTCTTGTCACCACGAAAGCCAGAACCAGGCGATCGAGTATTTATTGCTGTTATTTGATAGCCGGTAGCTACTGCCATTAATCAGTAAAATGAAAAACCAGCGATTAGCCGCAGGGAAAAAATTGCAGGATGAATCACACCACTAGGGTGGTTTTCGTGAGTTATAGGCGCAAAATTTGCCCAGCATTTTTACCAGCTAGCTGTAAAATAACCGATTTTGTCCCTGGCACTGGGATGCGGGTGCCATCACCGAGATTTGATATAATTAGCTCGCGGAGCAGACAGCACAGCGGTAGCCCCACCGCTGGGGTTCCCAGGCTGCAACCCCAAGGTTTTGATCCAACTCCCACCCATACGGGGGAGTTAAGTCGCTCTGCCTGCCATTACCAGCCTACTGTTCCGCAGACCCAGAAAATCTACCCCGGAGGAGCGATATAAGATAAAATCTTTGTTGAAGGAGCCCATAGCGATGGACCCAATCTGGCGTTATTCCAACCTTCCGGGAATCAGCCAATACCAGAATACTCTCCTGAAGCGAAAAAAATTAAATTGGATAATGATATGATTGTGCGGAGCGAGTGGGAGGCAATTGTCTATTGATGGTGAATATAAGCAGCAAACTGGCTATCAAGCCGGAGCGCGGAGTCGATACAAGATTGTGAGTTTTTTTGAACAGAGATGATTAATATTCCTGGGGTGGCGGCGATCGCGCAAATATATGAAAGTCCCAACTCTCTTGTATATCGAGGTATCCGAGAGCAGGACGGCATTGCCATTATCCTCAAAGTCCTGAAAGAAAATTATCCTACTCCCCAAGAACTTGCGCGGTATCGCACCGAATATCAAATTACCAAATCCCTGAATTTGCCCGGGGTGATTAAAGTTTATGACTTGCAAAAGTATCAAAACACCTTAGTGATGTTTGTGGAGGATTTCGGTGGTGAATCCTTAAAAATATGGAGTCAACAACGACGATTTTCTCTGGAAAAATTCCTGACAATTGCAATTAAGGCTACTCACATATTAGGAGAAATTCACGCGGCCAATATTATTCATAAGGATATTACTCCGGCCAATATAATTTGGAATCCCAACACCGACCAGGTGAAAATCATCGATTTTGGGATTTCAACCCAACTGACGCGAGAAAATACAGGGCTGAAAAATCCTCTGGTTCTGGAAGGGACTCTCCCTTATATGTCACCGGAACAAACGGGGAGAATGAACCGCCCTCTGGACTACCGCAGTGACTTCTACTCTTTAGGAGTGACTTTTTATGAGCTGCTGACTGAGAAACTACCATTTGAGACCACCGATCCTCTGGAATTGCTCCACTGTCATATTGCGAAACAGCCCCTGCCCCCCGCTGAACTGAATTCAGAAATTCCGCCAGTGATTTCAGAAATAGTAATGAAGTTACTGGAGAAAAATGCCGAAAACCGCTATCAAAGTGCTTTGGGCATCAAAGCTGATTTAGAAAAATGCTGGCAGCAGTTACAGGCAACTCAAACTATAGCCAGTTTCCCTCTGGCCAGCCAAGATATTTCAGATAAATTCCAGATTTCTCCTAAATTATATGGCAGAGAGGCTGAAGTCCAGACGTTATTAAAGGCATTCGATCGCGTCAGTTCATCCGCCAGCGAATTGATGTTAATTGCGGGATATTCAGGGATTGGCAAATCAGCCTTAGTCCAGGAAATCTACAAACCGATTACCCAAAAACGGGGTTATTTTATTTCGGGCAAATTTGACCAATATCAACGCAATATTCCCTACAGTGCGGTGGTGATTGCTTTTCAGGAATTAATCAAGCAACTGTTAACCGAAACTGAAGCCGAGCTGGCTCAATGGCGAGATAAGCTATTAGCAGCAGTGGGAGTCAATGGGCAAGTAATTGTTGATGTTATACCGGAAATAGAACTAATTATTGGCCAGCAAGTCAGGTTGCCAGAACTGGGACCCAATGAAGCCCAGAACCGCTTTAATTTGGTATTCCAGAACTTTATTAAGGTTTTTACTCAACCAGAACATCCCTTGGTTTTGTTTCTGGATGACTTGCAGTGGGCGGATGGGGCTTCTTTAAAATTGATGCACCTTTTGATGAGCTGGGCATCACCAGGACTGTTTTTAATTGGCGCGTATCGTGATAACGAAGTTTCGGCGGTCCATCCCTTAATGCTGACTATCGATGAAATTGCCGAATCAGGGGCAAGGATTAGTCGAATTTCTTTGTCTCCCTTGGATTTGGGGACGGTGACACAACTGATTAGCGATACGGTGAAAAGTCCCGCTGCCAAGGTGGCATCTCTAGGAGAGTTGGTTTTATGGAAAACCGGAGGCAATCCATTTTTTATTAACGAGTTTTTGAAGTCGCTTTATACAGAAAATTTGTTAAGTTTTGACTATCGGGAGGTGCAATGGCACTGGGATTTGGAGCAAATCAAAGCGCGTGGATTTACGGACAATGTGGTGGAACTGATGGCAGGAAAAATTCAAAAACTGCCAGCAGTAACGCAAAAGATGTTAAAATTAGCCGCTTGTATTGGCAATTTATTTGATTTGGAAACCTTGGGGTTGATTAGTGAAAAGTCTCTGCCAGAAACCGTGAGAGGTTTACAGGCGGCAGTGGCGGAAAATCTGGTGGATCCAGTGGGCAATCCTGGGGATGTGGAATTGGCGATCGCCTCGGCTGAATTTCTGGTGTCACCAGCCCCCAAGGGATCTTCTTCCTCCCTAGAATATAAATTCGCTCACGATCGGATTCAGCAGGCCGCTTATTCTCTGATTCCTGACCAGGAAAAGGCCAGTACACATTATCAAATCGGCCAGCTCTTGCTCCAGCAAATTTCCCCGGCTGCGAGAGAAGAAAACATTTTTAAACTAGCTAATCAATTAAATTATGGCATTTCTTTAATTGCCACACCAGGGGAACGGTATCAATTAGCCGAAATGAATCTGAGTGCCTGTCGGAAAGCTAGAGCCGCCGCCGCCTACCAAGCGGCTCGTGAATATGCCAGAGTGGGATTGTCCCTGCTGGAAGACCGGGCTTGGGAGCAGGAATATGGAATGACTCTGGCTCTGCATGAATTAGGCGCCGAATTAGCTTTACTCTCTGGCGACTTTGAGGAAATGGAGAGGCTCAGCGCGATCGTCACCGAGCGGGCGCAGTCTTTATTGGATCAGGTGAATGTTTACCGGATTCAAATTCAGGCTAATGTCTCGCGGACGAAATTTGCCGAAGCGATCGCGATCGCCCAACTGCCTCTGCAAAAGATGGGCGTCACTTTGCCCACCGCACCCACACCCACAGATATAGAGCAGGCTTTCCAAGAAATCAAAAACCTGATTGGAGACCGGACAATTGAAGATTTAGTTAACCTACCGCTAATGACCGATGCGGAGCAAATCGTCATTGTCCAGACCCTCAGCAGTGTTATCCCAGCCGCTTACGTCTCTGGCTCACCCTTGTTCCCATTGCTGGTGGCTCTGTCAGTGAAATTATCCATTCAACATGGAAATACATCTTACTCGGGCTTTAGCTATGCTACCTATGGGATTATTCTTTGTAATCTGCTCGATATCACTACCGGTACGCAATTTGGTCAATTAGCCTTCAATGTGGTATCAAAATTGGAGGCAAAATCGATTAAACCGGAGGTCTTAACTGTACTGGGAGCATTTATTCTCCACCGGAAATTTCACGTCAAAGAAACCCTACCCCTATTGCAAGATGGCTATGCCACTGCCCTAGAAGTGGGAAACTTGGTATTCGCGGGATATAATGCCAGCAACTTTTGTATCAATTCTTTGTGGGGGGGTCAGCCCCTGGCAAATTTGGAGCAGGATACTCGTGCCTACTACCATGATTTGGTGGCATTAAACCAATTGGCGGCAGCCAATTACTGCCTCGTCCATTGGCAATGTATTTTAAGTTTGCTTGATGTGGCGGCGTCAGGCAGCTTATCTGGGCGTACCTATCTGTCTGAGGCGGAATTGCTCCCCAAGATATTGGCCGCCAATGATATGCTGACTCTGTATTTCTTTTATTTGTATAAGCTGAAATTGGCATTTTTGTTTGAGGAACCGAATGCCGCATCTCAGTATGCAGTTGAATGCCGGAAATATTTAGTTAATGGCGCGGGATTTATCTGTGAATCGGCGTTTTATCTTTATGATTCCCTGGTGGCTTTATCCCAGTTGAGTCACCTAGTGGAAGATGACAGCTCTTTCCTCTGGGAGCGGGTGACAGAGAACCAAACCAAGTTACAACAATATTGGGCAAATTATGCCCCGATGAATTACCAGCATAAGGTGGATTTGGTGGCAGCGGAGCGATGTCGGGTTTTGGGACAAAAATTAGAAGCGATGGACTTGTACGATCGCGCCATTAAAGGAGCCCAGGCTAATTCATATATGAATGAGGCGGCTTTGGCGTATGAGCTGGCGGCTAAATTCTATCTGGCTGAAGGTAAAGACCTAATTGCTAGAGCTTATCTGCAAGAAGCTCGCTATCACTATCAACTTTGGGGCGCTAATGCTAAAGTCAACCACTTAGAACAGCGATATCCCCAACTCTTAACAGCAATTCAAGCCACAACTCCAGAAATAGCGCCTACCATCGCGGTCACAACTAGGGAAGCTGGGGTTTCTTTGGATATCGCTACAGTGATGAAAGCAGCTAGCACAATGTCTGGGGAAATTGTCCTGGCTCGGTTGCTTTCTAATTTGATGAAAATTCTGATTGAGAATGCTGGCGCGCAAAAAGGTTACTTGATTTTGACAAGTCAGGGACAATTGCTGATTGAAGCATCTGGTACTCTGGATTCAAACCAGATCACAGTTTTGCCCTCCATGCCTTTGGCAGATTATCCGGGAATCTCCCAGGCGATCGTCAATTATGTAGCTCGCACTCAAGCCAGCGTGGTCTTAAATGATGCGACTAAGGAAGGGAAGTTTACTAACGATGTTTATATTCAAAAAAATCAGCCTAAATCTATATTGTGCGTTCCGTTGGTTAATCAAGGTCAGCTCGTCAGCATTGTTTACTTAGAAAATAACCTGACCACTGGGGCATTTACGCCAGAGCGATTGCAAGTATTACAATTATTGTCAGGACAAGCGGCGATTTCTATTAAAAATGCTAAACTCTACACAGAGGTTCGCGCTAATGAACAGAGATTGGCGCAACTGAATCAGGCATATGAGCGTTTTGTCCCCAGCCAATTTCTCCAGTTTCTCGGCAAATCCAGCATTGTGGAGGTGAAACAGGGGGACCAAGTACAGTTGGAGATGTCAGTTTTGTTTTCCGATATCCGCTCTTTTACCACCCTCAGTGAAAGTATGACGCCGGAGGACAATTTCAAGTTTATCAATGCTTATCTGCGTCGCATGGAACCGGCGATCGTCGAACATAACGGATTTATTGACAAATACATCGGCGATGCCATTATGGCTTTATTTAGTGGCGAAGCTGACAATGCCGTGAAAGCGGGAATTTCTATGCTGCATCGGCTGGCTGAGTACAACCAGCATCGGCTTAATTCTGGTTATACGCCAATTCACAATGGCATTGGGATTAATACCGGGACCCTGATGCTCGGAACTGTCGGCGGCCAAAATCGGATGGATGGTACTGTGATTAGTGATGCGGTGAATTTAGCCTCGCGGATGGAAAGCATTACGAAAAATTATGGCGTATCGTTACTGATTTCTGAAAATACATTTTTGCGGTTAAAAGAGCCAGATAATTATGCCATTAGAATGATCGATCGGGTCACGGTGAAAGGCAAATCTCAACAAATCGCAGTTTATGAGGTTTTTGATGCTGACCCGCCACACATTAAAGCCGGTAAATTAGCCACCCGCCAACCCTTTACGGAGGGATGGCATTTCTACAATCAAGGTTTTTGCTATGAAGCGGCCCAAAGGTTTGAAATTTGCCTGCGTCATAATCCCGATGATAGAGTAGCGCAAATTTATCTGCAACGTTGCCATCCCAAAAAATAATCGTCTTAACTCTCCCTAATCACCACTGTGCAGACCCACCGCTGCCACTAAAAAAGGTGATTTCCGTGCGTGGGGCAAATTTTCGGGGTAATTTTTCCAGCTAGCTGGAAAATCCGGGGAGTTTTGCCCCAGATGCCGTGGGGTGGTCTATCTCGTGGAGTCAGGGAACCATGAGAATTGGGCAATTTACTGGCTCAAAATGGAAGATTTTGTTAAAATCTGCTCCTAAATAATCACGAGTTTGATAGGATGGTAATCAGCTCCGAGTCATGGCAGAAATGGTTTCACCGCCGCCGCCCACCCTCAGTCCAAACCTCCGACAATGCGATCGCAGATTTGAAGATGCTATTAGAGCCTTAGACCAAGATGAGTCACTGAAGAAGCAAGACAAAAAAAATGGCTAAAGGAAAAAGTGAGGATGATGACGAAAAAGTGATAAGTAATGCGATTTTAGTTTCGCGATACTTGGTGACATCGTAAACTTATCAAAAATTAGCGATATGTATGTAACGGTCAGCCTGACAACGATTAGATTAAATTAAGGGTTAACAAATGCGGAGACCGATCGCGATAGATTTATTCTCAGGCTGTGGGGGAATGTCTCTCGGACTTGAAGCCGCTGGCTTTGATATTGCCGCCTCAGTGGAACTGGATCCAATTCATGCTTTGGTTCATCATATTAACTTTCCCTATGGTGCCAGTATCTGCCAAGATATTAATCAATTAAAAACCCCAAAATTAATCGCTAAAATCAAACAGAAAGGCTTTGAAGCTGAAGTAGATTTAATTGCCGGTGGCCCCCCCTGCCAAGGCTTTTCTCATATTGGCAAACGGCAGTTAGATGATCCAAGAAACTCTCTGGTCTTTGAATATGTCAGAATTATCAAAGATATTCAGCCCAAATACTTTATTTTCGAGAATGTGCCAGGAATAGCATCTGGTCAACATCGGCAGTTTCTTGATGAATTAATCAGCGAATTTAAGCGGCTTGGTTATGTCATAGCTGAACCGATTAAAATCCTGGATGCCTCCCTGTTTGGCGCCCCCCAAAAAAGAAAACGATTAATTCTCATTGGCAGCCGCAAGGATGTCACCACAGCCCATTATCCTCTAGAAACCCATGATGAAATTGAGCAAAATTTTAATACCGTAGGGGATGCTATCTCAGATTTAGCAACTATCCCGGCTTTGATCGGTAAAGATATCGGGATTGATGCCAGTAAACTAGATTATTCTGGTTTTAGAAAAAGTTTTGCTTTAATGCCATCGGGAGCATATCATCTTTGTCATAAGCGCCAAACCGATGGACGAGTCTGGGGACACATTGGTTCTCAACATACCCCTGAATCACAAATGAAATTCTTATCGACTGAACCGGGAACGGTGGAAAAAACCAGTAGATTTTTTAAGCTGTCACCTTCAGGTCTTTGTAATACCCTGCGTGCAGGTACAACCAGTGATAAAGGGGCTCATACCGCCCCTAGACCGATTCACTATCTTGAACCCAGATGTATTACAATTAGAGAGGCGGCAAGACTGCATACATTTCCCGATTGGTTTCAATTTCATCGGACAATCTGGCATGGATTTAGAGAAATTGGCAATGCGGTGATACCGCTGTTAGCTAAATCTCTGGGAGCGGAAATTATTCAATGCCTAGATATTGATGTTAATCGGTTAGAAATTGGCGATTTACCAGAAATAGACAGTCAATATCTGAGCTATAATATGGGAATGGCTTCTAATTATTGGAATGTCCCATATAATGGGATTACTAAAAGAAAACGACTAGGAAAGGTTTAGGATGAATAAGTACGATCAGGTGATTGAAACTTTCAGATTCTACACCATCTTCATAAGCTCTCATAATGAAGTAACGAGCCACATTGAGACAATCAATCATAGCTCAAACCACCACCTTATATTAACGTTTAACTTCAACAAAGTTGTCAAATATTAACCCATAATCATTATAACCGAAGCGGGCAAATATGACAATAATCAGGTGTGGTTTGTCTGGGATATTGGATATCGCCTAGTTGCTATGCTGAATTTGGCAACTCAAAAAATTGCGACTAGGCGCAAGGTAGCAGTTGCAGGATGAATCGCACCCCCAAGGTGGTTTCCGTGCGTTCTAGGGGGCAAATATTCGGGGTAATTTTCCCAGCTAGCTGTAAAATACCGGCATTTTTGCCCCAGAAGCCGTGGGGTGGTCCATATCATGGGGTTAGGGAACCATGAGAATTGGGCAATTTACTGGCTCAAAATGGAATATTTTGTTAAAAGTTGCTCCTAAATAATCACGAGTTTGATAGGATGGTAATCAGCTCCGAGTCATGGCAGAAATGGGATTACAGCAGCATCCCCCCGTTATCTGTGTTAAGGTTAGAGAAAGTGATTCCAGAATTTGATGAAAATGGCAACTTACCACCAGGGGTTCATTTTTGCGAATGGGAGGAGTTTGTAGAACGATTTGGCACGAATTTTACCAGGCAGCGGATGATTGATGGTTTAGAATTGGCAATGCGCCAATTAAAAGCAGCAGGCTGCAGAACCATTTATATTAATGGTAGTTTTGTCACCAGTAAACCTAAACCTGGTGATTTTGATGCTTGTTGGGATTCAGAAGATGTGGATTACGATTATCTCCGCAAAAATGCCCCCAGATTACTAAATCATTTGGAGCGGAACGCCCAGAAATCACAAGATAAAGGTGAACTTTTCCGTTCAGATGAACCGGTAGGAGATTATGGTTTAGCTTCCTTAGAATTCTTTCAGCGTGACAGACAGTTGAATGAGAAGGGTATTATTGGTATAGATTTACTCAGGTAGAAATCATGATTAAAAATGAAAAACAGTATGAATACAGCCGAGAATGCGCTCGAAGATTTGAAGATGCTATTAGAGCCTTAGATGAAGATGATGAGCTGAAGAAGCAAGACGCGGATGGCTGGCAGCTTTCTCGCGATGTCAAACAATCTCACCTGATGGCTTTACAAGCAGAAATTGGGGAATATGAAAGGCTGATTAATTTTCCCCAAAACCAGCCGATTAAAATTCAAGTTGACAGCATCAATAAGCTGCCAGATGCTTTAATTAAAGCCAGGATAGCAGCCAGAATGAGTCACCAAGAATTAGCTGAGATTCTTGGAATTGAACCGGAGCGAGTTAGGCAATATGAGGACAGTGATTATCAATGTGCCAGCTTTGTAGAGATTTTGGAAGTTAGCATAGTTTTGGGTGTAGAATTTGAAAACGCTGTTATGCGGGTAGATTTTGAGGAAATCGCAGCAGTTAAACGAAGTGCAGAAAAATGGCGCCAGGAAAAAGTGACTATGATGGCAAAAAAGTGATAAGTAATGTGATTTTAGTTTCGCGATACTTGGTGACATCGTAAAATCATAAAAAATTAGGCTCCCAGTCATAAATGCTAACATACAATTCATAATTGCAATTATTGCGGTTAATCGGTCAATCAGAGAACTAGAAAGACTGCAAAAAGTCTATGGTTTTGGCCGCTGGCGCAAACTCAAAGGTTTCGCTACCATTCAATTAGAATATGAACCAGTATATGAAGCGGAAATTCATTGGTATGAAGCCCACGGCATCGGGCAAAGAGAATTCAAGATTAAATCCATTTTGGAGTCAAGATTATGGAATTTGTCGTTTGCATCAATAACCAAGACTATGCAGCCTCCTTGGAAGTCCGCAAAATTTATCAAGTGTTACCAGACCCTGGAGCTAACAAGCATCAAATGATTCGCATCATCGATGAATCGGGGGAAGATTACTTATATCCTAGGGATTATTTTCTGCCCATTGAACTGTCGGAAACTGTGCAAAAAGTCCTGGCAACCGTTCTCTAAATTGAACCCAGAAACCTTCTGCCAACGAACAGAAGTTTGATTATCAAAAATAGATAGCAGGTATCTAATAACAGTAAGTTGTTTACTCAAAAAAGTGCGACTAGGCGCAGGGTAGCAGTTGCAGGATGAATCACACCCCCAAGGTGGTTTCCGTGCGTTCTAGGGGGCAAATTTTCGGGGTTATTTTTACAGCTAGCCGTAAAATCCGGGTGGTTTTGCCCCAGATGCCGAGGGGTGGTCCATATCATGGGGTTAGGGAACCATGAGAATTGGGCAATTTACTGGCTAAAAATGGAAGATTTTGTTAAAAGCTGCTCCTGACTAATCACGAGTTTGATAGGATGGTAATCAGCTCAGAGTTATGGCAGAAAATGAAAAATTTTTATGTGTAATTACGGAGAAAAATTAACCATGAATTTAGAACAAGCAGTTTTAGATAAATCGCGAACATTGCCCCCAGATAAGCAGCAAGAAGTTTTAGATTTCGCTGATTTCCTGCAACAAAAAATTATTCCTAAAAAACCCCTAAAAAGTGTGAAGGGGATGTGGAATAATTTAGATATCAATATTACGGAAGAAGATATCACCCAAGCTAGGCAGGAAATGTGGGGGAATTAATTTTTCGAGAGAGGATTTTTAATGACATCCGTTGTCGCTTATTCAGACAATTTTGTGAGGATGAATTCTCAATTGGCGGTGGGCTACACTTTCCAGCTCACATAGCTCCTTTACAGTCAAGAAATCAATGCGGTATTGATGGTCAATCCCTGCCACCTTAATTTCCCTTTAACCTAATGGAATGCTTCGGCAACACCAACTCTTAACCTACACCACTAATAATTTGCCCGATATCTTTAGGAGTTGCACCCGTTGCCAATATGGAGCGGATCAACAGTTCAAGAGAGACTGACGCATCACTATTTTCAGCTTGAGCAATCCGAGGTTGGCTCGTTCCAATTTTCCCAGCCAGTTCACTTTGAGTCATCATCTTCTGCCTCCGCTCCTCCAAACTTTTGCTAAGAGCCAGCTTGATTTCAACCAGTATAGTTTCTTCTGGTGTTAACTCCAAAAAGTCTGAAACTGTTCCAATTTTCCACCCTTTTGCTTCTAAAAGCTCTTGCTTAGATGGCTTCATCACTTTACTCCTCTTGCTCGGTATCGTATTGGCTCAAGCGCTTTTTGCAAACTTCAATCACGTTTTTGGGTGTCGCCCTTGTGGTTTTGTTAAACACCGCGACAATCAAGATGGCATCTTCATCAACTCGATAAATGATTCTCCAATTTTGCTCCACATCTCTAATCCGTAATTCATGGCAGCGAGTTCCTATACTGGGCATAGGACGCGAATGTGGTAATCCCAGGGTTTCGCCTTCCTGTAGTTGCCTTAGCAGAAAACCTGCTTCTATCCGCGCTTCCTGACTGAAAGGTGGAGTCTTAACCTCACCATGCAGCCAAGCTAAAGGTTTATTTTGCTCTCCCATAATCTATTTATATCATATCTGATATAGGAAAGAAATCTGCCTGAGCTATCCAAAAACCCCAATGCAAGCGATCGCCTTCCGTCCCTGCCCCCAGTTCCAGGAAACTGCCCCCGACTGTGGCGCAACTCCCTGCAGTGAGATATTATTTCCTAAGTCATTTCCCAGCATCCCAGCCATCTAGGGGCGAATATGGGGTGACGGTCTCGATGCTCTTCAAATAATAGCGCCTATCTGTAAGTAATAACCTGTTGAATCAAAAAATTGCGCTTAGGGGCATGGTAGCAGTTGCAGGATAAATCACACCCCCAAGGTGGTTTCCGTGCGTTCTAGGGGGCAAATTTTCGGGGTTATTTTTACAGCTAGCTGTAAAATCCGGGTGGTTTTGCCCCAGATGCCGAGGGGTATATCATGGGGTTAGGGAACCATGAGAATTGGGCAATTTACTGGCTCAAAATGGAAGATTTTGTTAAAAGCTGCTTCTAAATAATCACGAGTTTGATAGGATGGTAATCAGCTCAGAGTTATGGCAGAAATGGTTTCACCGCCGCCACCCACCCTCAGTCCAAACCTCCGATAATGCCATTAGAACCAAACGGCTCCCAGCCAGAGTTGGGCGTTAAGTCAGTCCACCTGGACCAGTTGGTACTCCCGCCACCACCTCAGCCACGGCGGCATTTTGGCGAAACCGAGATGCAGCAGCTAGTTGCCAGCGTCAGGGAATGTGGCATCATCCAGCCGCTGCTGGTTCGATCGGTAGGTGATAAGTATGAAATCGTCGCTGGGGAACGCCGTTATCGGGCGGCTCTGGAGGTGGGTTTAACCTCTATTCCCGTAATCGTGCGGGTTCTGAGCGATACGGAAGCCAAACAGTACGCTCTGACGGAGAACTTGCAGCGCGCTGA contains:
- a CDS encoding DUF6932 family protein; translated protein: MVISSESWQKWDYSSIPPLSVLRLEKVIPEFDENGNLPPGVHFCEWEEFVERFGTNFTRQRMIDGLELAMRQLKAAGCRTIYINGSFVTSKPKPGDFDACWDSEDVDYDYLRKNAPRLLNHLERNAQKSQDKGELFRSDEPVGDYGLASLEFFQRDRQLNEKGIIGIDLLR
- a CDS encoding DNA cytosine methyltransferase, translating into MRRPIAIDLFSGCGGMSLGLEAAGFDIAASVELDPIHALVHHINFPYGASICQDINQLKTPKLIAKIKQKGFEAEVDLIAGGPPCQGFSHIGKRQLDDPRNSLVFEYVRIIKDIQPKYFIFENVPGIASGQHRQFLDELISEFKRLGYVIAEPIKILDASLFGAPQKRKRLILIGSRKDVTTAHYPLETHDEIEQNFNTVGDAISDLATIPALIGKDIGIDASKLDYSGFRKSFALMPSGAYHLCHKRQTDGRVWGHIGSQHTPESQMKFLSTEPGTVEKTSRFFKLSPSGLCNTLRAGTTSDKGAHTAPRPIHYLEPRCITIREAARLHTFPDWFQFHRTIWHGFREIGNAVIPLLAKSLGAEIIQCLDIDVNRLEIGDLPEIDSQYLSYNMGMASNYWNVPYNGITKRKRLGKV
- a CDS encoding NifB/NifX family molybdenum-iron cluster-binding protein, which translates into the protein MKVAISSTGNNLEAPLDPRFGRCAYFILVDSETGAFEAIANTAASQSGGAGIQAATTVIERGAKVAISGSFGPKADRALVAGGVQMYETKAATVRFALEEWQQSSASR
- a CDS encoding AAA family ATPase, which encodes MINIPGVAAIAQIYESPNSLVYRGIREQDGIAIILKVLKENYPTPQELARYRTEYQITKSLNLPGVIKVYDLQKYQNTLVMFVEDFGGESLKIWSQQRRFSLEKFLTIAIKATHILGEIHAANIIHKDITPANIIWNPNTDQVKIIDFGISTQLTRENTGLKNPLVLEGTLPYMSPEQTGRMNRPLDYRSDFYSLGVTFYELLTEKLPFETTDPLELLHCHIAKQPLPPAELNSEIPPVISEIVMKLLEKNAENRYQSALGIKADLEKCWQQLQATQTIASFPLASQDISDKFQISPKLYGREAEVQTLLKAFDRVSSSASELMLIAGYSGIGKSALVQEIYKPITQKRGYFISGKFDQYQRNIPYSAVVIAFQELIKQLLTETEAELAQWRDKLLAAVGVNGQVIVDVIPEIELIIGQQVRLPELGPNEAQNRFNLVFQNFIKVFTQPEHPLVLFLDDLQWADGASLKLMHLLMSWASPGLFLIGAYRDNEVSAVHPLMLTIDEIAESGARISRISLSPLDLGTVTQLISDTVKSPAAKVASLGELVLWKTGGNPFFINEFLKSLYTENLLSFDYREVQWHWDLEQIKARGFTDNVVELMAGKIQKLPAVTQKMLKLAACIGNLFDLETLGLISEKSLPETVRGLQAAVAENLVDPVGNPGDVELAIASAEFLVSPAPKGSSSSLEYKFAHDRIQQAAYSLIPDQEKASTHYQIGQLLLQQISPAAREENIFKLANQLNYGISLIATPGERYQLAEMNLSACRKARAAAAYQAAREYARVGLSLLEDRAWEQEYGMTLALHELGAELALLSGDFEEMERLSAIVTERAQSLLDQVNVYRIQIQANVSRTKFAEAIAIAQLPLQKMGVTLPTAPTPTDIEQAFQEIKNLIGDRTIEDLVNLPLMTDAEQIVIVQTLSSVIPAAYVSGSPLFPLLVALSVKLSIQHGNTSYSGFSYATYGIILCNLLDITTGTQFGQLAFNVVSKLEAKSIKPEVLTVLGAFILHRKFHVKETLPLLQDGYATALEVGNLVFAGYNASNFCINSLWGGQPLANLEQDTRAYYHDLVALNQLAAANYCLVHWQCILSLLDVAASGSLSGRTYLSEAELLPKILAANDMLTLYFFYLYKLKLAFLFEEPNAASQYAVECRKYLVNGAGFICESAFYLYDSLVALSQLSHLVEDDSSFLWERVTENQTKLQQYWANYAPMNYQHKVDLVAAERCRVLGQKLEAMDLYDRAIKGAQANSYMNEAALAYELAAKFYLAEGKDLIARAYLQEARYHYQLWGANAKVNHLEQRYPQLLTAIQATTPEIAPTIAVTTREAGVSLDIATVMKAASTMSGEIVLARLLSNLMKILIENAGAQKGYLILTSQGQLLIEASGTLDSNQITVLPSMPLADYPGISQAIVNYVARTQASVVLNDATKEGKFTNDVYIQKNQPKSILCVPLVNQGQLVSIVYLENNLTTGAFTPERLQVLQLLSGQAAISIKNAKLYTEVRANEQRLAQLNQAYERFVPSQFLQFLGKSSIVEVKQGDQVQLEMSVLFSDIRSFTTLSESMTPEDNFKFINAYLRRMEPAIVEHNGFIDKYIGDAIMALFSGEADNAVKAGISMLHRLAEYNQHRLNSGYTPIHNGIGINTGTLMLGTVGGQNRMDGTVISDAVNLASRMESITKNYGVSLLISENTFLRLKEPDNYAIRMIDRVTVKGKSQQIAVYEVFDADPPHIKAGKLATRQPFTEGWHFYNQGFCYEAAQRFEICLRHNPDDRVAQIYLQRCHPKK